A single region of the Nicotiana sylvestris chromosome 6, ASM39365v2, whole genome shotgun sequence genome encodes:
- the LOC104239967 gene encoding kunitz trypsin inhibitor 5-like — MNTLLLLLSLSVIPIALCVPNPSRFLAGSSPSPVLDINGDKVKVGLNYFVLPVIRGRGGGLLPSNVKQNNTCPRDIIQNSDEVQEGLPVVFTPFNTKKGVVRLSIDLNVRFFTPTICARETIWKLGTYDDKLKQYFIVTGGVEGNPGPQTLSSWFKIEKLGTDYKFVFCPSVCKICKVICKDVGIYTKDGVRFLALSDTPLRVMFKKTF, encoded by the coding sequence ATGAACACCCTTTTGCTACTACTTTCACTTTCAGTTATCCCAATAGCCCTGTGTGTACCCAATCCCTCAAGATTCTTAGCAGGTTCATCGCCATCTCCAGTTCTTGACATCAATGGCGACAAAGTAAAAGTGGGTCTCAACTATTTCGTGCTGCCAGTGATCCGAGGAAGAGGTGGCGGACTCTTACCTTCCAACGTTAAGCAAAACAATACTTGTCCTAGGGACATTATCCAAAATTCTGATGAGGTCCAAGAAGGTTTGCCTGTGGTTTTCACACCTTTTAATACCAAGAAGGGTGTTGTTCGTCTTTCAATTGATCTTAATGTCAGGTTTTTTACTCCAACTATTTGTGCAAGAGAAACTATTTGGAAACTTGGGACCTATGATGACAAGTTGAAGCAATATTTTATAGTGACTGGTGGAGTTGAAGGAAACCCAGGGCCTCAAACATTGAGCAGTTGGTTCAAGATTGAGAAACTTGGGACGGATTATAAGTTTGTGTTCTGTCCAAGTGTGTGCAAGATTTGCAAGGTTATTTGCAAAGATGTTGGTATATACACTAAAGATGGAGTCAGGTTTTTGGCTCTCAGTGACACTCCCTTAAGGGTTATGTTCAAGAAGACTTTCTAA